One segment of Desmodus rotundus isolate HL8 chromosome 6, HLdesRot8A.1, whole genome shotgun sequence DNA contains the following:
- the LOC112308372 gene encoding olfactory receptor 2A5, with the protein MMKNQTWVTDFILLGFPLIPRMQMLLFGFFSLFYAITLLGNGVILGLIWLDSRLYTPMYFFLSHLAIVDISYASNNVPKMLGNFLNKKKTISFVPCIIQTFLYMAFAHTECLILVMMSYDWYVAICHPLHYSVIMSWSVCMVLAVTSWVFSFLLALVHVVLILRLPFCGPHEINHFFCELLSVLRLACADTGLNQLVIFAASVLILVGPLCLVLVSYTRILWAILKIQSGEGRRKAFSTCSSHLCVVGLFFGSAIVMYMAPKSSHPEEQQKVLSLFYSLFNPMLNPLIYSLRNTEVKGALRRVKWTQRSV; encoded by the coding sequence ATGATGAAAAATCAGACATGGGTCACAGATTTCATTCTCCTGGGATTTCCGCTCATCCCGAGGATGCAGATGctcctctttgggttcttctccCTGTTCTACGCCATCACCCTGCTGGGCAACGGGGTCATCTTGGGGCTCATCTGGCTGGACTCCCGACTGtacacccccatgtacttcttcctctcccacctggccATTGTTGATATTTCGTATGCTTCAAACAATGTCCCAAAGATGCTGGGAAACTTtctgaacaagaaaaaaactatctCCTTTGTCCCATGCATAATACAGACCTTTCTGTACATGGCTTTTGCTCACACTGAATGTCTCATCTTGGTAATGATGTCCTATGATTGGTACGTGGCCATCTGCCACCCCCTCCATTACTCTGTCATCATGAGCTGGAGTGTGTGCATGGTCCTGGCTGTCACGTCCTGGGTGTTTAGCTTCCTCCTGGCTCTGGTCCATGTGGTTCTCATCCTGAGGCTGCCCTTCTGTGGGCCTCATGAAATTAACCACTTCTTCTGTGAGCTCCTGTCTGTGCTTAGGCTGGCCTGCGCTGACACTGGGCTCAACCAGCTTGTCATCTTTGCTGCTTCTGTGTTGATCTTAGTGGGGCCCCTGTGCTTGGTGCTGGTCTCCTACACGCGCATCCTCTGGGCCATCCTGAAGATCCAGTCTGGGGAGGGCCGCAGGaaggccttctccacctgctcctcccacctctgtgTGGTCGGGCTCTTCTTCGGCAGCGCCATCGTCATGTACATGGCCCCCAAATCCAGCCATCCCGAGGAGCAGCAGAAGGTCCTTTCCCTGTTTTACAGTCTTTTCAACCCCATGCTGAACCCACTgatctacagcctgaggaacacAGAGGTCAAGGGTGCCCTGCGGAGAGTGAAGTGGACACAGAGATCTGTGTGA